One segment of Erigeron canadensis isolate Cc75 chromosome 2, C_canadensis_v1, whole genome shotgun sequence DNA contains the following:
- the LOC122587717 gene encoding LOW QUALITY PROTEIN: uncharacterized protein LOC122587717 (The sequence of the model RefSeq protein was modified relative to this genomic sequence to represent the inferred CDS: inserted 1 base in 1 codon; substituted 1 base at 1 genomic stop codon), producing the protein MDCNNDSSAVTGGGGLMESLSSTSSSPFSSSSPERWHDTTTIKGPVRNKRTWTPNEDEKLTNALMELHATGKYAADNGFKPGYFQAVQNLLDKSLPDSGLKVESHIKSRIKTLKTHFSIMHDMIIGPSTSGLGWDFEKCVVIAXDDVXDEYEKSHKGASLFRFPYYPKRCTIFGRDRPTCLRATDLSDEEIIVETQETMPIEIEDVDDIGVDSVG; encoded by the exons ATGGACTGCAATAATGACAGCAGCGCCGTCACCGGAGGTGGTGGTCTAATGGAATCATTGTCGTCAACGTCTTCTTCGCCGTTTTCATCTTCTTCGCCAGAAAGATG GCATGACACTACTACTATCAAGGGTCCAGTAAGAAACAAAAGAACGTGGACGCCAAATGAAGATGAAAAGTTAACTAATGCATTGATGGAGTTGCATGCAACTGGTAAGTATGCTGCTGACAATGGATTCAAACCCGGATACTTTCAAGCGGTTCAAAATTTGCTAGATAAAAGTCTTCCGGATTCTGGGTTGAAGGTTGAATCTCACATAAAGTCTAGAATAAAGACATTGAAGACTCACTTTAGCATTATGCATGACATGATAATTGGTCCAAGCACAAGTGGATTAGGCTGGGATTTCGAAAAATGTGTTGTTATTG CCGATGACGTCTAGGATGAGTATGAAAAG aGTCATAAAGGTGCGTCGCTCTTTAGATTTCCTTATTATCCTAAACGTTGCACCATCTTTGGTAGAGACAGACCTACATGTTTGCGGGCTACTGATCTTAGTGACGAAGAGATTATAGTTGAAACACAAGAAACTATGCCGATAGAAATTGAAGACGTAGATGACATAGGCGTGGATTCTGTAGGATGA
- the LOC122586493 gene encoding protein SUPPRESSOR OF QUENCHING 1, chloroplastic — protein MSLQLLPNPLKSSSSSHFTNLLSTSRSFHNPRTFNLQWRSKKVIAMLPTTTGPTSSRLRVRARAVANVTETEWGKVGAVLFDMDGVLCNSEETSRLAAVDVFKEMGVHVTVDDFVPFMGTGEANFLGGVAIAKGVVDFNAEAAKKRFFEIYIDKYAKPNSGIGFPGALELITECKNSGLKVAVASSADRIKVDANLAAAGLPLSMFDAIVSADAFENLKPAPDIFIAASKFLNTPPSECIVIEDALAGVQAAKAAQMRCIAVTTTLSEDTLKEAEPSLIRKEIGNISLNDILGGGSSYINTKMQVSQSINNTAEIPSEAKKNSDGGSFQDTYSTNDMVFSPGGFQGSRRQILRYGSLGIALSCLYFTISNIKAMQYASPKAIWNLLFGGNNPPFGQSEDGTRSSRIQQFINYISDVESKGSTTQVPEFPSKLDWLNTAPLQLRRDLKGKVVLLDFWTYCCINCMHVLPDLEFLEKKYKDMPFTVVGVHSAKFDNEKDLEAIRNAVLRYGITHPVVNDGDMYMWRELGINSWPTFAIIGPTGKLLAQLAGEGRRKDLDDLVEAALIFYGRRKLLDSSPIPLSLEKDNDPRLLKSPLKFPGKLAVDVFNRRLFISDSNHNRIVVTDLDGNFLVQVGSTGEEGLRDGNFDNAMFNRPQGLAYNATKNLLYVADTENHALRVIDFVNESVQTLAGNGTKGSDYKGGGKGTSQLLNSPWDVCFEPGNQNVYIAMAGQHQIWVHSTLDGVTRAFSGDGYERNLNGSSSSTTSYAQPSGLSLSPDLKEAYIADSESSSIRALNLQTGGSRLLAGGDPVFSDNLFKFGDHDGIGSEVLLQHPLGVLCGKDGQIYVADSYNHKIKKLDPATKKVTTLAGTGKAGFKDGAASSSQLSEPSGIVEADAGRLYIADTNNSLIRHLDLKKQDAQLVTLELKGVQPPAPKSRSPRRLRKRTSADTVTVVVDGASSYEGDLNVAISVPEGYHFSKEAPSKFSVEIEPEDAAIVDPLDGSLSPDGTARLHFKRSSPSATMGRVNCKVYYCKEDEVCLYQSLVFEVPFKEVLPENTPQEIKLPFVVKPKSPEGSLQLPVAQ, from the exons atgtcCTTACAACTCTTACCAAATCCACTGAAATCATCATCGTCCTCACACTTCACAAACTTATTATCGACTTCTCGGTCTTTCCATAACCCCCGCACTTTCAATCTCCAATGGCGGTCAAAGAAAGTGATTGCAATGTTACCAACAACTACTGGGCCCACCAGTTCAAGATTGAGGGTGAGAGCGAGGGCTGTTGCGAATGTGACGGAAACCGAATGGGGGAAAGTGGGTGCGGTTTTATTTGATATGGATGGAGTGTTGTGTAACAGTGAAGAAACATCAAGGTTGGCTGCTGTTGATGTGTTTAAGGAAATGGGTGTTCATGTTACTGTTGATGACTTTGTTCCCTTTATGGGCACCG GTGAAGCAAATTTCCTTGGTGGAGTTGCTATTGCAAAGGGTGTTGTTGATTTTAATGCTGAGGCAGCTAAGAAGCGTTTTTTTGAGATCTATATAGATAAG TATGCAAAACCAAATTCTGGAATAGGTTTTCCTGGTGCACTTGAACTAATTACCGAG TGTAAAAACAGTGGCCTCAAAGTAGCGGTTGCATCAAGTGCTGACAGAATCAAAGTTGATGCTAACTTGGCTGCTGCTGGCTTACCATTGTCTAT GTTTGATGCCATTGTCTCGGCTGATGCTTTTGAAAACCTGAAACCTGCTCCTGACATATTCATCGCTGCCTCAAAATTTTTGAATACCCCCCCAAGTGAG TGTATTGTAATTGAAGATGCATTAGCTGGTGTGCAAGCAGCCAAAGCTGCACAAATGAG ATGCATAGCTGTGACAACAACTTTGTCTGAAGATACTTTGAAGGAAGCTGAGCCATCACTAATCAGAAAAGAAATAGGAAATATTTCACTTAATGATATTCTTGGTGGTGGCTCTAGTTACATTA ATACAAAGATGCAGGTTTCTCAATCCATAAACAATACTGCAGAAATCCCATCAGAGGCCAAGAAGAACAGCGATGGTGGGTCATTCCAAGATACATATTCTACCAATGATATGGTCTTCTCTCCTGGCGG GTTTCAGGGTTCTCGGCGACAAATTTTGAGATATGGAAGCTTGGGAATTGCACTATCTTGTCTCTATTTTACCATTTCAAACATAAAG GCTATGCAATATGCATCACCAAAGGCTATATGGAACTTGTTATTTGGAGGAAACAATCCACCCTTTGGACAGAGTGAAG ATGGAACTCGTTCTTCACGAATCCagcaatttattaattatatatcagaTGTAGAAAGCAA GGGAAGCACAACACAAGTTCCGGAGTTTCCATCTAAACTTGATTGGCTGAACACAGCTCCTCTTCAGCTTCGTAGG GATTTAAAAGGAAAGGTGGTTCTACTCGATTTTTGGACCTATTGCTGTATAAATTGCATGCATGTGCTCCCAGATTTGGAGTTTTTGGAGAAAAAGTACAAAGACATGCCT TTCACTGTCGTTGGAGTGCACTCTGCCAAGTTTGATAACGAGAAAGACTTGGAAGCGATTCGGAATGCTGTATTGCGCTATGGAATAACTCATCCA GTTGTCAATGATGGAGATATGTATATGTGGAGAGAGTTAGGCATTAATTCATGGCCAACGTTTGCTATTATCGGGCCAACTGGTAAGCTCCTTGCACAACTGGCTGGTGAAGGCCGACGGaag gatcttgatgatttggtgGAGGCAGCTCTCATATTCTATGGTAGAAGAAAGTTATTGGATAGCTCGCCAATTCCTTTGAGTTTGGAAAAGGATAATGATCCCCGTTTGTTAAAGTCACCGTTGAAGTTTCCTGGTAAACTGGCAGTTGATGTCTTCAACAGACGGCTTTTCATTTCAGACAGTAATCATAACCGAATA GTGGTAACAGATCTAGATGGGAATTTTCTAGTTCAAGTTGGGAGTACAGGAGAAGAAGGTCTACGTGATGGCAACTTTGACAATGCAATGTTCAATCGACCACAG GGTCTGGCTTACAATGCCACGAAAAACCTACTCTATGTTGCAGATACAGAGAACCATGCTTTGAG GGTGATTGATTTTGTTAATGAGAGTGTGCAGACTTTGGCTGGAAATGGCACCAAAGGTTCAGATTACAAAGGGGGAGGAAAAGGGACTAGTCAG CTTCTGAATTCCCCATGGGATGTGTGCTTTGAACCTGGAAATCAGAATGTGTATATTGCAATGGCTGGCCAGCATCAAATCTGGGTGCATAGTACATTAGATGGAGTTACAAGAgctttcagtggtgatggttaTGAAAGAAACTTAAATGGTTCAAG CTCCTCAACAACATCATATGCACAGCCATCTGGACTTTCTTTATCACCGG ATTTGAAAGAGGCATATATTGCTGATAGTGAGAGTAGCTCCATCCGGGCACTCAATCTTCAAACAGGAGGATCAAGACTACTAGCTGGTGGTGATCCTGTGTTTTCAGACAACTTGTTCAAG TTTGGAGATCACGACGGAATTGGTTCAGAAGTACTTCTTCAACACCCGTTGGGCGTCTTATGTGGAAAAGATGGTCAGATATATGTGGCAGATTCTTATAATCACAAG ATAAAAAAGCTAGATCCCGCAACCAAAAAGGTAACTACGTTAGCAGGCACTGGGAAAGCTGGCTTTAAGGATGGAGCAGCTTCATCATCTCAG TTGTCAGAACCATCTGGAATTGTTGAAGCTGATGCAG GGAGACTATATATAGCTGATACAAACAACAGTCTAATTAGACATTTGGATCTCAAAAAACAAGATGCACAACTTGTAACTCTTGAGCTAAAAGGTGTTCAGCCTCCTGCACCAAAATCTAGATCCCCAAGGCGCCTTAGAAAACGAACTTCGGCCGACACAGTAACAGTTGTAGTTGATGGTGCTTCATCTTATGAGGGTGATTTAAATGTTGCCATATCAGTACccgaagggtatcatttctctAAG GAAGCACCCTCCAAGTTTAGTGTTGAAATTGAGCCTGAGGACGCAGCTATCGTTGATCCCTTGGATGGCAGTCTCAGTCCAGATGGAACTGCACGTCTACATTTTAAAAGATCCTCTCCTTCAGCTACAATGGGTAGGGTTAATTGTAAG GTATACTACTGTAAAGAAGACGAAGTTTGTTTATACCAGTCCCTCGTTTTTGAAGTGCCTTTTAAAGAGGTATTGCCAGAAAATACCCCACAAGAAATCAAACTTCCTTTTGTTGTGAAGCCAAAATCACCAGAAGGTAGTTTACAGCTACCAGTTGCTCAATGA